The candidate division WOR-3 bacterium genome contains a region encoding:
- a CDS encoding Ig-like domain-containing protein — protein MKKLLALGIAVGLFFVGCGDKEPPEVSITQPASGDTVGGTVTITAEATDNKGVSEVEFYIDNILVSTDQSSPYSHSWNTSALQDNSQHNIYAKAYDKANNEGTSEVITVVVINPPNTPATPWGPSSGYQGSQYSYEFYTCASDPAGQGVAVRFSWGDGDTSAWSSYQVSGDTIAMTHSYLSTGTFNVTAQAKDVNGATSGW, from the coding sequence CTTGGCATTGCAGTAGGATTGTTTTTCGTTGGTTGCGGTGATAAAGAACCACCCGAGGTTTCAATCACCCAACCCGCAAGCGGCGATACCGTAGGTGGAACAGTTACAATTACCGCTGAAGCTACTGACAATAAAGGCGTGTCCGAAGTAGAGTTTTATATTGATAATATCCTTGTTTCCACTGACCAATCTTCACCCTATTCCCATTCCTGGAATACCTCCGCCTTACAGGATAACTCTCAGCACAATATCTATGCCAAGGCTTATGACAAGGCAAATAACGAAGGAACTTCAGAAGTAATAACCGTAGTGGTCATCAATCCACCAAACACACCAGCAACACCCTGGGGCCCTTCAAGTGGTTATCAGGGCTCTCAATATTCTTATGAATTCTATACTTGTGCCAGTGACCCGGCTGGTCAGGGTGTGGCAGTAAGATTTTCCTGGGGCGATGGCGACACCTCAGCATGGAGTTCGTATCAGGTGAGCGGGGATACGATTGCAATGACGCACTCATATTTATCAACTGGCACATTCAATGTCACTGCCCAGGCAAAGGATGTAAATGGAGCAACCTCAGGGTGG